The following proteins are co-located in the Heteronotia binoei isolate CCM8104 ecotype False Entrance Well chromosome 8, APGP_CSIRO_Hbin_v1, whole genome shotgun sequence genome:
- the LOC132576651 gene encoding LOW QUALITY PROTEIN: tubulin alpha-3 chain-like (The sequence of the model RefSeq protein was modified relative to this genomic sequence to represent the inferred CDS: deleted 1 base in 1 codon) — MRECLSIHIGQAGVQMGNACWELYCLEHGIQSDGTIPGSHASQKILPEAEQVDSSFETFFCETASGKHVPRAVFIDLEPTVIDEIRTGSYHSLFHPEQLISGKEDAANNYARGHYTIGKEIIDTVLGRIRKMADQCSGLQGFLVFHSFGGGTGSGFTSLLMERLSVEYSKKSKLEFSVYPAPQVSTAVVEPYNSILTTHTTLEHSDCSFMVDNEAIYDICNRNLDIERPTYTNLNRLIGQIVSSVTASLRFNGALNVDLIEFQTNLVPYPRIHFPLTTYAPIISAEKAYHEQLSVPEITNACFEFSNQMVKCDPRRGKYMACCLLYRGDVVPKDVNAAIAAIKTRRSIQFVDWCPTGFKVGINYQPPTVVPGGDLAKVQRAVCMLSNTTAIAEAWARLDHKFDLMYAKRAFVHWYVGEGMEEGEFSEAREDMAALEKDYEEVGRDSADGEEDEEEY, encoded by the exons ATG AGGGAGTGTCTGTCCATCCACATTGGCCAAGCTGGCGTTCAGATGGGCAATGCCTGCTGGGAGCTGTACTGCCTGGAGCATGGCATCCAGTCCGACGGCACCATCCCCGGCAGCCACGCCTCTCAGAAGATTTTACCCGAGGCCGAGCAAGTGGATTCCTCCTTTGAGACGTTCTTCTGTGAGACGGCCTCAGGGAAACACGTGCCCAGAGCGGTGTTCATAGACCTGGAGCCAACCGTCATCG ATGAGATCCGTACAGGGTCGTATCACTCCCTCTTTCACCCTGAGCAGCTCATCAGCGGCAAAGAAGACGCGGCCAATAATTACGCCCGGGGCCACTACACCATCGGGAAGGAAATTATCGATACCGTCCTCGGCAGGATACGCAAAATG GCTGACCAATGCAGCGGCCTGCAAGGTTTCTTGGTCTTCCACAGTTTTGGTGGAGGCACCGGCTCCGGCTTCACTTCTCTGCTGATGGAGCGCCTCTCCGTGGAGTACAGCAAGAAGTCCAAACTGGAGTTCTCTGTCTACCCCGCTCCTCAAGTCTCCACAGCAGTGGTGGAGCCCTACAACTCCATCTTGACCACCCACACCACACTGGAGCACTCGGACTGCTCCTTCATGGTGGACAACGAGGCCATCTACGACATCTGCAACCGGAACCTGGACATCGAGCGCCCGACCTACACCAACCTCAACCGGCTGATCGGCCAGATTGTGTCTTCGGTGACGGCCTCCTTGAGGTTCAACGGAGCCCTGAACGTCGACCTGATAGAATTCCAGACCAACCTGGTGCCTTATCCCAGGATCCACTTCCCGCTGACCACCTACGCCCCCATCATCTCTGCCGAAAAGGCCTACCACGAGCAACTCTCGGTGCCGGAGATCACCAACGCCTGCTTCGAGTTCTCCAACCAGATGGTGAAATGTGACCCTCGGCGGGGGAAGTACATGGCGTGTTGCCTCCTCTACCGAGGGGACGTGGTGCCCAAAGACGTCAACGCGGCGATCGCGGCCATTAAGACCCGGCGGTCCATCCAGTTTGTGGACTGGTGCCCGACCGGCTTCAAGGTGGGCATCAACTACCAGCCCCCCACGGTGGTGCCCGGA GGGGACCTGGCCAAAGTGCAGCGGGCCGTCTGCATGCTGAGCAACACGACGGCCATCGCGGAGGCCTGGGCCCGGCTGGATCACAAGTTTGACCTGATGTACGCCAAGCGGGCCTTTGTGCACTGGTACGTGGGGGAGGGCATGGAGGAAGGGGAGTTCTCCGAAGCCCGGGAGGACATGGCTGCTCTGGAGAAGGATTACGAAGAAGTGGGGAGGGATTCCGCGGACGGggaggaggatgaagaggaaTATTAG